A part of Aricia agestis chromosome 13, ilAriAges1.1, whole genome shotgun sequence genomic DNA contains:
- the LOC121733105 gene encoding titin isoform X2: MSEGDVSLIRDEDVLRRMWQQTEDFSRKKEIRTHMYKLREERLRNLYSPEPSAEGKDLKELSNAGWNVESESKSTNDGHTHVKSTNANIEGRYDVDGGHGQFAAVDKHKQAVTEYEDGNTKLKRNENSTCSAAHEQVVRQLDDGSHFSSTTSSSSSKSKFEQVSSKQETVPYPITNDNYEITSKKIDDNANESRTYKKERVVETSDYDQRIKTDYEQGDLLSRKVEYPDENTKVIVETRSLPDGTRVTSTRREFCGPVVQTSHSTASNSESKFSSHTSSNKHYHSSQSSSEILREIGDNRNIVDSQRNIDKIDFDRRQDDHTSMRRESSDRMEYKNQKNNETHQKETTKIYHDDQISVKENKNIQNKVNEQNFYSKSEEHTNKFTQSNTKNDVENKTTTHNYEKTYEIDDTQRKISNDWSPAQQAWASTLRADTPTGTSTRASSPGAKTFKSSSSSLRSSVSPDKTYRKPSSRGGSPSKIDRHSPTRNSSNHFSSTHSTYSVSETNSSRNTSVERNLPRTRSPNKPTVGSDSYSNRPRSSQSPEKVPHYNENKRSPSLDKETNTNKRPNQSPDRNLYSPLKNVKDDSTVPGYMKPTFTTKVSPGEKINKTTEDHYKFIDEETKMYTRSDSKYTSSIHNETDNTLRRSSSPTKTYTRSPSPSKKGPAKDSPRTSPTRNLNSPSRSSSPSKIPDNKISSPSHQKSPSIPSRSPSPQKIIMCSTKDSPKKISEHLERNYDTYDKSTSKENNITTTCTDTIDISTEQFSTFDRKRSPDNKGKEADKKPQTTSRSPSPNKRLAESPGKSPMRDKKFQTTTDFINTEKTTEEVNKSKLKDRPRQLITPSTSPTRKTKVVETAPSTGQSSPTTSVSGFIYFSSPRQENRTVTDLDSEDFTSLESTEVISQKTDYTNRSPSPSKIPCRSPSPEKKTTKESLPRKSSLKKPKDFGQMSPTEKPPTSFLVSPNEEIKNINFEDTPKSTDLPSKPKPPFERRETYDERCRKILGMMDVTQKETTEKITNVTQNKESPKHSPSVSPCRSPRNEKYTQDTVTTKTVVDNKTKASTTSSREGSPTQLKHITDTKPVTDKPKTIHSRETSPNKCLDYVTPVTKTKTPARETSPTKLQDINIGVKKNISEKVFKTSSREASPTKLKDIITVTKSKVNTDKVKNSRESSPIKLNDLNALSKKTIDNFEETVKSSEINKHDSGRTSKVEEKTITTKKKSTVDEEKDKAHINHKNNGTLSETEQAAFSDENTNVIQTTKGLEKYVITDLVDEGKCNLKSLTSSPLNNHAQIEPDFIKSTTYEVTGEKLNRPNKIESTSKLITSERQQEVMDKVQKSLRKLSPDRKDRSPSPSKISLKDYEDSESLTLTQKTTTSTSTTTENKDSIKDSKTSSKPSSRNTSPTKKSNTTSIPSRSVSPRKPLSPTERPQSPQIPKTTSYKPKDQNIGSYKPRDQNTGNKKTSPLSPLKDKTTTTEIKKNTNNLTKQATTIRTSTTKSAVNKVNTNLQSKHSEPSDVKRSPVNKSTIREIIKKESENKVTRTASDTVLKTKKPTPQRMKSKPEIHVNDIATSHKQTNVKQTKTTKEINTKLPSSKPKSATALNTSTDEDNDFTVDVQQAKSSRENSPDRICPTPINFAEDVGTPRFPDEVSEPDDEFQKRTYKTIHETESIVDDIVEICEDEELFSKNSKNVIEGDECLLSVNDKVSKFTTEIENVNKVKDTTSRHKEVDNVYKTVDKNLQEDECLLSVSQKVNKFAKGPNDIRSSKSPSRNITQEYDKHTTYQDDYTKLSVNDKANLFIETAESANAPKSKPTKKVERPDLSNVDETLKRDDCLLSVSDKVNKFVKTSEFLKETQEIEEKERRIQEQQEKIIKNIVENVDTLDTSKTDTTFFEQEKNIRPKANSTSHPTTTKPIEKTPKVVSLRSSDAVKKAKALFENIATSTTKTTDTIHNKTIKSTKIVNDNLVSPHKKPMEESVKTEEVDIEMNVVQNGELDKKVSEKLSNNTKPISDQTHLRPRSPVKSRPKSPCRQVPETITTTKTTITRITPVTSTPVKIEPKDEKPEKSHDKVPGYQRPTKTSQLKEEPKVVEEPEVSSRRGSGKFGVELRRTSTERCSVSSERRRSVEHHQPCIEDIFDLDLLEQMLEKVVGYEQRRRIRAQIRVARKESNQFNKTVTTHTVSKITKTRSPERRPGKSPDRQQRPAPQKTLSPERKIKPTATHKTLSPERSQKLKPEIRSPERPHKQKPETCETVKSHEETPKQNGDVREPIRTEKIVRPQSPSKASTKHVPSQSKSPVRPASPDKRRPASPTKQQPAPKQKSNKFNEYATAYMKKVGLDENKKISETKTRKAPMSEEISQKVETKKTVETKYTVTSKATRTSSKDVIEIVQVNGKRSPSPEKVEPVRKSPSPERKVDRTQPKPRSPERQTRPKMPDSKPAETTQTKKETIIKTVYDIEKKIPQKQAQEEKPSWVTNRNLKKISSETRTFSTKKIETEKQKYRAPSPSKVISKPIDVITSSYGPGPLDADGRPLFGIKALRNGASNYQVKGTVIRQEFHSRNGGEPEGTVSVTAYSTEPEDLERLLQTQGEKPSKVHGLAAITTTKKFGGETGTTYSEIATKEERAALDQFTHSDRRVTESRTCAITDSHHSDLQTREIQDRKDLTQRTQDRKDLTQKTRETDTKTMKPDNKTVKDTERKLQTESDRKIKIESVDRTERSEKRMEEKKTVRQSSVKSLTEKFIKNANETSKNERITYPKAGLILRTTVKDVSSTDDCNAGLTRSDSRCSVDSIEEVTTTTTEQTADGGVRTTTTTKRSGTHKHVTPCTQVSNSRTQVLNARTQVSNTRTQQDNNVQEKRTQERSFLDSTTKVTGVQDILTRMKNADIVIEEGDTNEDAEARALLNKFLGATVLMAGMQSYVTEPHGKVVIKQETVKSSGGKVTSSRRVEEIDIDQCWDERVLRELLDECTDYEQRRLLRARIRTVMAEQEACAHAVTEALAAAGESVETEEQTGEREEEEVTTVTSSVRRNSSEKTVSSSTTASSTTIKNSKVIESLSRPAPKPVSPFAKFRQLEKQNSTNSPSSPQTPQSPGSTQPYFRFTDPALQASAVTIKERLLHWCRDKTREYENVKLENFSTSWADGLAFCALLHHFLPDAFDYSALTPDKRRHNFTLAFKVADEKAGIYPLLDVDDMVAMRKPDWKCVFTYVQSIYRRFKDEQ, from the exons ATGTCCGAAGGCGACGTTTCGTTGATACGCGACGAAGACGTTTTACGTCGAATG TGGCAACAGACCGAGGACTTCTCCCGCAAGAAGGAGATCCGCACGCACATGTACAAGCTGCGCGAGGAGCGACTGCGCAACCTCTACTCGCCGGAGCCCAGCGCTGAAGGAAAAG ATCTGAAGGAGCTGTCCAACGCCGGCTGGAATGTCGAATCTGAAAGCAAGTCGACGAACGACGGTCACACGCACGTCAAGTCGACGAACGCTAACATCGAGGGGCGGTACGACGTCGACGGGGGCCACGGGCAGTTCGCCGCCGTGGACAAACACAAGCAGGCCGTCACCGAGTACGAGGACGGTAATACTAAACTGAAAAGAAACGAGAACTCCACCTGCTCGGCCGCTCACGAGCAGGTGGTGCGCCAGCTGGACGACGGGAGCCACTTCTCGTCTACGACAAGCTCCTCGTCGTCCAAGTCCAAATTCGAACAAGTTTCGAGCAAACAGGAGACAGTGCCATATCCAATCACCAACGATAACTATGAAATCACTTCTAAAAAGATCGACGATAACGCAAATGAAAGCAGAACCTATAAAAAGGAAAGAGTCGTCGAGACTTCGGATTACGATCAGAGAATAAAGACGGACTACGAGCAAGGCGACTTGCTTTCGAGAAAAGTGGAGTATCCCGACGAAAATACTAAAGTCATAGTTGAGACGAGGTCTCTTCCAGATGGAACGAGAGTGACCAGCACGCGAAGAGAGTTCTGTGGTCCTGTGGTACAAACTAGTCATTCTACGGCGTCTAACAGTGAGAGTAAATTTTCCTCGCACACGAGTTCGAATAAACATTATCACTCTAGTCAATCATCGTCGGAAATTCTTCGTGAGATCGGTGACAATAGAAACATAGTCGATTCTCAGAGAAACATCGATAAAATTGATTTCGATCGCAGACAGGATGATCACACTAGTATGAGACGCGAGAGTAGTGATCGAATGGAgtacaaaaatcaaaaaaataatgaaactcATCAGAAAGAAACCACAAAAATTTACCACGACGACCAGATATctgtaaaagaaaataaaaatatccaaaataaagtaaatgaacAGAATTTTTATAGTAAAAGCGAGGAGCACACTAACAAATTCACTCAAAGCAATACTAAAAATGATGTAGAAAATAAAACGACCACGCATAATTATGAAAAAACGTACGAAATAGACGATACACAAAGAAAAATAAGCAACGACTGGAGTCCAGCTCAACAAGCTTGGGCTAGCACTCTCCGTGCAGATACTCCAACAGGAACCTCAACAAGGGCTTCATCGCCCGGTGCCAAAACATTTAAGTCGAGCTCTTCATCGTTAAGAAGCAGTGTTAGTCCTGACAAAACATATCGGAAACCATCTAGTCGTGGTGGCAGTCCCAGTAAGATTGATAGACACTCACCCACACGCAACAGTTCTAATCATTTTTCAAGCACGCACTCAACTTACTCGGTTTCAGAAACTAATTCAAGTAGAAACACAAGCGTTGAACGAAACTTGCCAAGAACAAGATCTCCAAATAAACCAACTGTTGGCTCAGATAGTTACAGTAACCGTCCAAGGTCCAGTCAAAGCCCAGAGAAAGTTCCGCATTATAATGAAAACAAACGGAGTCCTAGTCTAGATAAAGAAACAAATACAAACAAAAGGCCTAATCAGAGCCCCGACCGTAATCTTTATTCACCTTTAAAAAACGTTAAAGATGATTCTACTGTTCCTGGATATATGAAACCTACTTTTACAACAAAAGTAAGCCCAGGAGAAAAAATCAACAAAACGACAGAAGATCATTACAAATTCATCGATGAAGAAACAAAGATGTATACTCGGTCTGATTCTAAGTACACTTCATCAATACATAATGAAACTGATAATACGTTGCGACGCTCGTCTAGTCCAACAAAGACATACACCAGAAGTCCATCACCAAGTAAAAAGGGGCCTGCAAAAGATTCTCCGAGAACTTCACCTACGCGAAACCTGAACTCTCCTAGCCGAAGTTCATCTCCATCTAAAATACCTGACAATAAGATTTCGTCACCATCACATCAGAAAAGTCCATCTATTCCTTCAAGGAGTCCAAGTcctcaaaaaattattatgtgtTCAACTAAAGATTCTCccaaaaaaatctcagaacattTGGAAAGAAATTATGACACATACGATAAATCTACTTCCAAAGAGAATAATATAACTACAACGTGTACTGATACTATAGACATTTCAACAGAACAATTCAGCACATTTGACAGAAAACGAAGTCCCGATAATAAGGGAAAAGAAGCCGATAAAAAACCACAAACAACGAGTAGGTCACCCTCACCAAACAAGCGACTTGCTGAGTCTCCAGGAAAATCTCCAATGAGAGACAAAAAATTCCAAACAACAACAGATTTTATAAATACAGAGAAAACAACAGAGGAAGTAAATAAGTCTAAATTAAAAGACCGCCCCAGGCAGTTGATTACGCCATCTACTAGTCccacaagaaaaacaaaagtTGTTGAGACGGCTCCTTCTACTGGACAAAGCTCACCAACTACATCAGTTAGCGGGTTTATTTATTTCAGTTCTCCACGACAGGAAAATAGAACTGTTACTGATCTGGACAGTGAAGATTTCACCTCTTTGGAAAGTACGGAAGTGATTTCACAAAAAACTGACTACACGAATCGTTCACCATCTCCATCAAAAATTCCTTGTAGATCTCCATCtccagaaaaaaaaactacaaaagaGAGTCTTCCAAGAAAAAGTTCTTTGAAAAAACCTAAAGATTTTGGGCAAATGTCACCAACAGAAAAACCACCGACCAGTTTTCTTGTATCACCAaacgaagaaattaaaaatattaacttcgaAGATACACCAAAATCCACTGACTTACCATCTAAGCCAAAACCACCATTTGAAAGACGAGAAACTTATGATGAAAGGTGTCGTAAAATTTTAGGTATGATGGACGTCACTCAAAAAGAGACTACtgaaaaaataacaaatgtAACTCAAAACAAAGAGTCGCCGAAACATTCACCTAGTGTGTCACCTTGTCGCAGTCCACGAAATGAAAAATACACTCAGGATACAGTGACGACTAAAACTGTCGTGGATAATAAAACAAAAGCCTCTACAACTTCTTCGAGAGAAGGTTCTCCAACGCAACTTAAACACATTACTGATACTAAACCGGTTACAGACAAACCGAAAACAATTCATTCAAGAGAAACATCCCCGAATAAATGTCTTGATTATGTAACTCCTGTTACAAAAACTAAAACTCCGGCTAGGGAAACATCACCAACTAAACTGCAAGATATAAATATcggagtaaaaaaaaatatttctgaaaagGTATTTAAAACTTCTTCAAGAGAAGCGTCTCCTACTAAGCTCAAAGACATAATAACTGTAACGAAAAGTAAAGTAAATACCGATAAAGTTAAAAATTCAAGAGAATCTTCGCCTATCAAACTCAATGACCTTAATGCTTTGTCCAAAAAGACAATTGACAATTTTGAAGAAACAGTTAAATcatctgaaataaataaacatgatTCTGGTAGAACTTCTAAAGTTGAAGAAAAGacaataactacaaaaaagaaAAGTACTGTTGACGAAGAAAAAGATAAAGCacatataaatcacaaaaataatGGAACATTGTCTGAAACAGAGCAAGCAGCCTTTTCCGACGAAAACACTAATGTTATCCAAACGACGAAGGGTTTAGAAAAATATGTGATTACTGATCTGGTGGACGAAGGTAAATGTAATCTTAAATCACTAACTTCATCGCCTTTAAACAATCACGCGCAAATTGAACCAGATTTCATTAAATCTACTACATATGAAGTAACTGGGGAAAAATTGAATAGACCTAATAAAATCGAAAGTACTTCCAAACTAATAACATCTGAACGACAACAAGAAGTTATGGATAAGGTACAAAAATCATTAAGAAAACTCTCTCCAGACCGAAAAGATAGATCTCCTAGTCCGTCCAAAATTTCATTGAAAGATTATGAGGATTCTGAAAGTCTTACTCTTACTCAAAAGACGACGACTTCAACTTCTACAACAACAGAAAATAAGGACTCAATTAAAGATAGTAAAACTTCCAGTAAACCATCATCTAGAAACACTTCGCCCACAAAGAAGAGTAACACAACATCAATACCTTCAAGAAGTGTATCGCCAAGGAAGCCTTTATCTCCAACAGAAAGACCACAGTCACCACAAATTCCTAAGACAACATCATATAAACCTAAAGATCAAAACATAGGATCATATAAACCTAGAGATCAAAACACGGGAAATAAGAAAACTTCTCCATTATCACCACTGAAAGATAAAACTACAACGacagaaataaagaaaaatacaaataaCCTTACCAAACAAGCTACCACGATTCGGACGTCTACTACAAAGAGTGcagtaaataaagttaatacgAACCTACAAAGTAAGCATTCAGAACCATCCGATGTAAAGCGGTCACCTGTAAACAAGAGTACTATAAGGGAAATAATTAAGAAAGAATCTGAAAATAAGGTGACTAGAACTGCTAGTGATACAGTATTAAAGACAAAAAAGCCCACACCGCAGAGAATGAAATCAAAACCAGAAATACATGTTAATGATATCGCCACTTCACATAAACAAACTAACGTTAAGCAAACGAAAACCACTAaggaaataaatacaaagttgCCGTCGAGTAAACCAAAATCAGCAACTGCACTTAATACGTCAACTGATGAAGATAATGATTTTACTGTTGATGTTCAACAAGCAAAATCATCACGAGAAAATTCTCCCGATCGTATATGTCCCACACCCATTAACTTCGCAGAAGATGTTGGTACACCCAGATTCCCGGACGAAGTCAGTGAGCCTGATGATGAATTCCAAAAAAGGACATACAAAACAATCCATGAAACTGAGTCAATAGTTGATGATATTGTTGAAATATGCGAAGACGAAGAGTTGTTctctaaaaatagtaaaaatgtcATTGAAGGAGATGAATGTCTTCTTAGTGTTAATGATAAAGTTTCTAAGTTTACAACAGAAATAGAAAATGTCAATAAAGTTAAAGACACAACCTCTCGTCATAAAGAAGTAGATAACGTTTATAAAACGGTTGATAAGAATTTACAAGAAGATGAGTGCTTGCTCTCTGTTTCACAGAAAGTTAATAAATTTGCAAAAGGGCCTAATGATATCAGAAGCAGTAAAAGTCCATCACGAAATATTACACAAGAATATGATAAACATACGACTTATCAAGATGACTACACTAAGCTCAGCGTTAACGACAAAGCTAATCTATTCATTGAAACTGCTGAAAGTGCTAATGCTCCAAAATCAAAACCTACCAAAAAAGTTGAACGTCCTGATCTCAGTAATGTTGATGAAACTTTAAAGCGCGATGATTGCTTGCTAAGTGTTTCAGATAAAGTAAACAAGTTTGTAAAAACGTCTGAATTCCTGAAAGAAACTCAAGAAATAGAAGAGAAAGAAAGACGAATTCAGGAGCAGCAAgagaaaatcattaaaaatatcgtAGAAAATGTAGATACACTAGACACTTCTAAGACCGACACTACATTTTTTgaacaagaaaaaaatattagaccAAAAGCAAACAGTACTTCACACCCTACTACTACTAAACCTATTGAAAAAACACCGAAGGTCGTAAGCCTGCGTAGTAGTGATGCTGTGAAAAAGGCAAAAgctttatttgaaaatattgcaACATCTACAACTAAAACTACGGATACGATTcataacaaaacaataaaatccaCAAAAATTGTTAATGATAATTTAGTATCACCTCATAAGAAACCCATGGAAGAATCTGTAAAAACTGAAGAAGTTGATATCGAAATGAACGTTGTGCAAAATGGTGAACTCGATAAAAAAGTAAGTGAAAAGTTGTCCAATAATACGAAACCGATTAGTGACCAAACTCATTTGAGGCCTCGTTCTCCCGTTAAGTCAAGACCAAAATCGCCTTGCCGCCAAGTACCGGAGACCATTACGACGACTAAAACTACGATCACCCGTATCACACCCGTCACATCCACGCCTGTCAAAATAGAGCCAAAAGATGAGAAACCTGAAAAATCTCACGACAAAGTGCCCGGCTACCAACGTCCCACAAAAACTAGCCAGTTAAAAGAAGAACCGAAGGTTGTAGAAGAACCAGAAGTGAGCAGTAGACGTGGCAGTGGAAAATTTGGCGTAGAACTAAGAAGGACTAGCACCGAAAGATGTTCTGTAAGCAGCGAACGACGCCGCAGTGTCGAACACCACCAGCCCTGCATTGAAGACATTTTCGATCTCGACCTCCTGGAACAAATG ttggaaaAGGTCGTAGGCTACGAGCAGAGGCGACGCATAAGAGCTCAAATAAGAGTGGCTAGGAAAGAATCAAACCAGTTTAATAAAACGGTAACTACACATACGGTCTCTAAGATTACTAAAACAAGATCACCAGAACGACGACCAGGTAAATCCCCTGACCGCCAGCAAAGACCAGCCCCACAGAAGACTTTATCACCTGAGCGTAAAATAAAGCCCACTGCAACGCACAAAACTCTGTCCCCGGAAAGATCGCAAAAACTGAAACCGGAAATACGATCCCCTGAAAGACCACACAAGCAAAAACCAGAGACATGTGAAACTGTAAAGTCTCACGAGGAAACCCCGAAACAAAATGGCGATGTCAGAGAGCCAATCAGAACTGAGAAAATTGTAAGACCACAGAGCCCCAGCAAGGCATCAACGAAACACGTACCGAGTCAGTCTAAAAGCCCGGTCCGACCGGCGAGTCCCGACAAAAGGCGGCCCGCATCCCCTACCAAACAACAACCGGCTCCCAAGCAAAAATCTAACAAATTCAACGAGTACGCCACTGCGTACATGAAGAAAGTCGGTCTAGACGAgaacaaaaaaatatcagaGACTAAGACTAGGAAGGCTCCAATGTCCGAAGAAATATCACAAAAAGTAGAAACCAAAAAGACCGTTGAGACTAAATACACAGTGACATCCAAGGCTACGAGAACTTCCTCCAAAGATGTGATCGAAATCGTGCAAGTCAACGGAAAGAGATCGCCGTCGCCCGAGAAGGTCGAACCGGTTCGCAAGTCACCGAGTCCGGAGCGCAAAGTCGACAGAACACAACCTAAGCCCCGCAGCCCGGAGCGACAGACACGACCAAAAATGCCCGACAGCAAGCCGGCCGAAACTACGCAAACTAAGAAGGAGACGATAATCAAAACCGTGTACGACATAGAGAAGAAGATTCCGCAGAAGCAAGCGCAAGAGGAGAAGCCGTCGTGGGTGACGAACAGGAATTTAAAGAAGATAAGCTCGGAGACGCGCACGTTCAGCACCAAGAAGATCGAGACTGAGAAACAGAAGTATCGAGCGCCGAGTCCGTCGAAGGTGATATCGAAGCCGATAGACGTCATAACATCCAGCTACGGTCCCGGACCGCTGGACGCTGATGGACGACCACTCTTCGGGATCAAGGCTTTGAGGAATGGAGCGAGTAATTATCAAG TGAAAGGAACCGTGATCAGACAAGAGTTTCACTCGCGCAACGGCGGCGAGCCTGAAGGGACGGTATCCGTGACCGCCTACTCCACGGAACCCGAGGATCTGGAGAGGCTGCTGCAGACCCAGGGCGAGAAGCCGTCGAAGGTGCACGGGCTAGCGGCCATCACCACCACCAAGAAGTTCGGCGGAGAGACCGGCACTACGTACTCGGAGATAGCGACC AAGGAGGAGCGGGCGGCGTTGGACCAGTTCACTCACAGTGACCGACGCGTCACCGAGAGCAGAACCTGCGCCATCACCGACAGCCATCACAGCGACCTTCAGACCAGGGAGATACAAGATAGGAAAGACCTGACACAAAGGACGCAGGACAGAAAAGACCTAACGCAAAAGACCAGAGAGACAGACACGAAGACAATGAAACCAGATAACAAAACGGTGAAAGACACAGAGAGAAAGTTACAGACTGAGAGCGACAGGAAAATCAAAATAGAGAGTGTGGACAGGACGGAGAGGTCAGAGAAACGAATGGAGGAGAAGAAAACCGTCAGGCAGAGTTCTGTTAAGTCTCTTACGGAGAAGTTCATTAAGAATGCAA ATGAAACGTCGAAAAACGAACGCATCACATACCCCAAGGCTGGTCTCATTCTCAGGACTACCGTCAAGGATGTCTCCTCCACTGACGACTGCAATGCtg GTCTAACGCGTTCGGACAGCCGGTGCAGTGTGGATTCCATCGAGGAAGTCACCACAACGACCACAGAACAAACGGCAGATGGCGGCGTGCGTACCACCACCACTACCAAACGCTCGGGCACGCACAAGCACGTGACACCGTGCACGCAGGTGTCGAACTCGCGTACGCAGGTGTTGAACGCGCGTACGCAGGTGTCGAACACTCGTACGCAGCAAGACAACAATGTGCAAGAGAAGCGCACGCAGGAGCGATCCTTCCTCGATAGTACAACCAAGGTCACCGGCGTACAAGACATCTTGACTAGGATGAAGAATGCTGATATCG TGATCGAGGAGGGTGACACGAACGAGGACGCGGAGGCGCGCGCGCTGCTCAACAAGTTCCTCGGCGCCACCGTGCTCATGGCCGGCATGCAAAGCTATGTCACCGAGCCGCACGGCAAAGTGGTCATCAAGCAG